The proteins below are encoded in one region of Silene latifolia isolate original U9 population chromosome 2, ASM4854445v1, whole genome shotgun sequence:
- the LOC141643293 gene encoding histone H3.3 — MARTKQTARKSTGGKAPRKQLATKAARKSAPTTGGVKKPHRYRPGTVALREIRKYQKSTELLIRKLPFQRLVREIAQDFKTDLRFQSHAVLALQEAAEAYLVGLFEDTNLCAIHAKRVTIMPKDIQLARRIRGERA, encoded by the coding sequence ATGGCCCGTACAAAGCAAACTGCCCGTAAGAGTACAGGAGGGAAGGCTCCTAGGAAGCAATTGGCCACAAAGGCAGCACGTAAGTCGGCACCGACTACTGGTGGAGTGAAGAAGCCACACAGGTACAGGCCTGGAACCGTGGCGTTGCGTGAAATTAGGAAGTACCAGAAGAGTACTGAGCTGTTGATCAGGAAGCTGCCATTCCAGAGGCTGGTTCGTGAGATTGCCCAGGATTTTAAGACTGATTTGCGATTCCAGAGTCATGCTGTGTTGGCTCTTCAAGAGGCTGCTGAAGCTTACCTTGTTGGTTTGTTCGAGGACACCAACTTGTGTGCCATCCATGCCAAGCGTGTAACCATCATGCCTAAGGATATCCAGCTCGCTCGTAGGATCAGGGGCGAACGTGCTTAA